A region from the Triticum urartu cultivar G1812 chromosome 1, Tu2.1, whole genome shotgun sequence genome encodes:
- the LOC125529292 gene encoding ribosomal protein S4, mitochondrial-like: MPALRFKTCRLLPGNVRNRELSLIQRRILRRLRNKRRSIKRNLSRRENLNSNIKSQTTRKLSLYYGDLPIREMHRGRERTSYIPFLLNQETRSDVIPVRLHFSDTLPQARQPISHRRVCLNNGLVTITHLKVSHGDLISFKENDARTRGFEIRRSFYIDISVGKIIGKFLSAISVGKRRGKFLPARIWRRTKKEWFRLLTTQRGCRLLLKSKELQKLRSYMQEEDFERTKKFGSAKVCLGSSFAEHNRMKRNLFHFKYFFLLKRGKEKNRNLPTRTISPFVEKSSLYSNSTYCSGSPFTRKIRIKRIELPTHYSEVNHRTLKAVVSYGPNIGHIPHDIRLKDPNLPLRSGNGRGQNI; encoded by the coding sequence ATGCCAGCATTAAGATTTAAAACGTGTCGTCTACTTCCAGGAAATGTTCGGAACAGAGAACTTTCTCTAATCCAACGCCGTATTCTCCGAAGATTGAGGAACAAGAGGAGATCCATTAAAAGAAATCTTTCTCGGAGAGAAAATCTAAACAGTAACATCAAATCACAAACTACACGAAAGTTGTCTCTTTATTATGGGGATTTACCCATAAGGGAGATGCACAGAGGAAGAGAACGAACTTCATATATCCCTTTTTTACTCAATCAAGAAACAAGATCGGACGTGATTCCGGTTCGTCTCCATTTTAGTGACACTCTTCCTCAAGCAAGGCAGCCGATAAGTCATCGAAGGGTTTGTTTGAATAATGGACTGGTAACCATTACTCATTTGAAAGTTTCCCACGGTGATCTAATATCTTTTAAAGAAAATGACGCGAGAACCCGCGGTTTTGAAATAAGGAGATCTTTCTATATCGACATATCAGTTGGAAAAATCATAGGCAAATTCCTATCGGCCATATCAGTTGGAAAAAGAAGAGGCAAATTCCTACCGGCCAGAATCTGGAGAAGAACAAAAAAAGAATGGTTCCGCTTACTCACAACTCAGAGGGGATGCCGCTTACTACTCAAATCCAAGGAATTGCAAAAGTTGCGTTCTTATATGCAAGAAGAAGACTTTGAAAGAACAAAGAAGTTTGGATCCGCAAAAGTATGCTTAGGCAGTTCCTTCGCTGAGCACAACAGAATGAAGAGGAATTTGTTTCATTTCAAATACTTCTTCTTATTGAAAAGAGGGAAGGAGAAAAACCGAAATCTTCCTACTCGAACAATAAGTCCTTTTGTAGAAAAGTCTTCTTTATATAGTAATTCGACCTATTGCTCCGGATCCCCGTTTACTAGGAAGATAAgaatcaaaaggatcgaactaccTACTCATTATTCGGAGGTGAATCATAGAACACTAAAAGCTGTGGTATCTTATGGACCTAACATAGGTCACATCCCTCACGACATAAGATTGAAAGATCCAAACCTTCCTCTTCGGAGCGGAAACGGACGTGGCCAAAACATATAA